Genomic segment of Bacteroidales bacterium:
GTGAAGATGAAACAAAAAAAGAGGCCATCTTTGAAGGCCTCTTTTTTATTAAAATCAAATGTATTATCCCTTATAACTTAGTAAATGTAAAGGGGAATGATCCAAATGATCCCTGGTCAACAGTGATAGTAAAGAGCATTTCATAGGTCCCATCACACGTGTTTAAAAGGCCAGTTCCAGCATACGCGATGTTCGTATAACTAAACGCAACAGAAGCAAGTGTCGTTTTTACTGCGGTTACTTCAAAGTTGAGCGGGTTTACAATCATTTTCAGCGGTCCTTGGTCCTCGGTCAAACCATCAAGTTCAGCCAAACCTGATACATAAACAATGAACTCATCAGCAGGATCAACTGTAATGGTTATGCCTCCGTCAACGGCCCAATCTGCACTTACAGCACGATAAGCACCAGAAACCAGGTCTGGGTCATAGGCGCAAACAACAGCAGCATTAATTGCAGCATTAGATCTGTATATAACAGATCCATCAGATGTTAATGCTTCAATGTTGAATACATCGCCTGGTTCAACATCACCAAGTTGTATGCCCAATGCAGTAGCTACTTCATGCATGAAAATTACCACATTAGACGGAAAGGTGCTGATTCTCTTGAGTTCAACCCTGCTTTTGTTTCCATTAAAAGAAGCAATAATTATAATTTCATTTACTTCAGTCGCATCCACATTCAGGTCAAATTGAATGAAGGTATTTGCTGGATCATTTACGTCAAAAACAGCAGGGTTTAGATTTGTAATTGCGGGAACAACACCTTCGTTTCTTGGGCCCGCAGGATCAACAACCTCAGTTTCGCAAGCCGAAAAGGTCAGAACCATCGCTGCAAAAAATGTCAAAATTTTATATGTTTTCATATTCTGGTTATTTTTAATTAAAATTTAAAACTTAGCGGGTGCCGCCGGCCCACCATACATTTTCAGTGTAAATGTATGTTCCATCGCCATATGCATTACGTACGTTTTCATTCGTAGTTACATCACTTGCTCCATAGGTGTAACGTAGTGGAAACTGAGTGGTATTCAATGGATTATCAAGATCTATTACATTATCTCCCATTGCTCTTAAGCGGCGGTAGTCGTTGTAGGCTTCAACAGCTTCTTCCTCATAGAATGCAATGTATTTTTGATTCATTACTTCCTGAAGAGGATTTGCATTAAATTTTGGAAGGACTTCGTTGTCAAAATATGCTTCAGCATCTGCAGCGGCCACTCCAATATTTACTTTTTGCAAAGCAGCAGTTACTCCATTTTCAAGAGCAGTTCTGGCTAAATCTAGGTTGGCTAAACGAACATAAGCTTCCGCTTTCAAAAACTCAATCTCATGATAGCTTAACACGTAAGTTGGAGCAGTAGGAGTTGAAATAGCTGAAATTCCATAACGTCCCTGGATTTGTTCCGGACCTCCATTTGGTGCAAATTCAAAGGAACCTGCAGAAGGATGCCTCTTCCAGAAAATAGTATCTCTTGGATCGTTTCTATCATCAAGTTTATCAGCTAAACTCTGGCTGGCTCCAAAATAATCGCGATCAGTAAAGAAGCGATAGAAAGGACTAAAGGTTGTAGCACCATTGTAGTCGAAGCTGGCTTCTTCGGCGGCTGATGTAAATGATTGATTTGCATAGGTGATGACATCAGCATAGGCTGGTGTTCTATGTGACAGGCGCATTGTGTAACGAGCCTTTAAACCATAAGCAAATCTTAACCAATTGGCAGCATTTCCACCGTAAATAAAGTCTTGCGCACCTATGGACGGGAAAACAGTAGTTTGCCCCAGGTTGGCAATGGCGTCATCAAGAAGTTGAAAAACTTCTGCATAAATAGCTTCCTGCTTATCAAGATTAGGGGTAAATATTACTCCAGGTTGCAGCGCTTCTGACCAGGGTGCATCACCCCACAGGTCAGTAAGAAGGGCTAATGAGTATGCATTTAATGCTTGTGCAATGCCAAGGGTATGATAGTTGCCTTCCTCAGAACCACCCGTGGATGTTTTCTCAATGATTAGCTTAAGATCAGCAAGATTTCTGTAGATGGAGTTCCAGGAGTTGTTGTAAGTTGTTGAGCTCACAGGTTCACCTGATCTGATTTCAGCATTATAACTTTGGTTCCAGATTCCAACGTTATGCTCAATGTAAACTGATGCATAAAAAGCAAGATCACTCCCCGCTAAAGTAAATGCGGTTCTTGTTATTACGTCAGTAATGATCAGGTTTGTAGCAACATCAGTTGGATCGTTGACATTTTTATTGATATCATCCATGATATCTTCTGAACACGACAGGGTTGCGAAGACCAGTAGTCCAGATAACAGGATATTTATTAATTTTCTCATATTTATATACTTTTTAAAATTAGAATGTAATATCTAAACTGAATCCATAGCTGGTAGTTTGTGGAAGAGAGAACCTCTCAAATGAACCACCCATATTAGTATTTCCCTGTGACGTTTCCGGGTCAAGGTTGCGAAGTGCAGACCAAATTAAGAGATTTCTTGCAAACAGTGAAATACCAACATTTGCTGTTTTGTAAATATTCCTTGGCAGTTGAAATCTCATCGAAACTTCACGTAACTTGACAAATGAATTCTCGTGGATGTAGTATTCATCAATGTTGGATAACACATTCGTGTATAGCGATTGTACAGCCAGAGGATCATTAGATCCACCTCTTACAATATCGTTAGGGGTACCATCGGGCTTAACACCTTCATAAATGAAAGTTGACTCCCTATCCTCAGTTACAGCCGACATACCATAAAGGTCAAGCAGTCCGTTTGATCCGGAATACATCATTCCGCCTTGTTTCCATTCAAAAACAGCGCTTAAGGAAATTGACTTGTATGAGAAAGCAGTTGTACCATTCAGGATGAAATCTGGTGAAACCTCTCCGATTACTCCTGGTTCACCTGCCTGTGGGAAACCATGGTTCCAGGCGCCTGGGTTATCAACAACAACTTTATTACCGTCTTCGTCACGTACAAACGTGGTTCCATAAATAACCGGGAAAGTATTACCAATGCCAGCGCGGACCTGGGGTGTTACGAAACCACCCAGGAATATACTTTCTACACCAGGTGCAAGCTCGTCAACCATATTGGTAACTTTGGTATAGTTGAAGTTTAAATCCCATTGGAAATCACTTGTTTGAACCGGGGTTGTATAGAGCATAATTTCATGAGCGTCAGTAGTGACGGCACCACCGTTCATTACAAGTGTTGCTGCTCCTGTAGAACCTGCGAGAGGTACAGGGAAAATCTGATCAGTAACATTTTGTTTCGAATATGTATAGTCAATTCCTAACCTGTTGTTAAAGAACTTCAGATCAATACCGAGTTCGTATGAAACAGTGTTCTGTGGTTTCAAGTTGGGGTCATAAAGTGCATTGTTAGGAATGTAGGCGCTAATTCCACCAATTGGGTATTGAATTGGCGTACCAATCCAAAAACCTCCGCCATAAGCTGGAGAAATAAAGAAGTTCTCTAGGTAGTTTCCGGCTTGCCCTACTTCAGCGTATGAAGCCCTTACTTTTGCAAATGATAGCCAATCAACTTGTTTTAATGGCTCAAGTTCAGTTGCTACAAAAGATAACGAAACAGATGGGTAGAAAAAGGTTCTGTTATCCCTTGGCATAGTTGAAACCATATCGTTTCTACCTGTTGCATTAAGGAAAAGCATAGACTTCCAGGAAAGTGATAAGCTACCAAAAAAACCTATTGATCTGTCTTGCCACTGTTCCTCATTGGCTGTAACAACACTTGCATTGCCAATATGGTTCCATCCCGGGAAATTGAAGTTTTGACCAGTTTCAGTATATCCCTTTGTGTTTACGTGGTTCACCTCATTACCTAACAAAATGTTGAAGTCAAAATCATCATTTATAAGCCAACCAAGCGAGGCTGTGAAAAGAGAATTGAAAATAGAATTTGTTGTACCAAAGTTGTCAATAACACCTCTGGAGTTTCCTCTACTACCATAGCCAAAGATATTTTGCAGATGAGTAGTATAAGTGTCTGCACCTGCCTGATAACGAAGGTTCAGCTTCATACCACTTCCAATGTTAGTATTATATGCAACAAATGCATTTCCAAAGAAGCGGTTTGTGTTTTCGTTAAAGGTGTTATTGTCTGGAACCCAGTATGGATTATCGAAACTACCGCCACGGAAATATATCTGCCTTGTAGGCTCACCGGGTCTGAAATTGGGAATACCTTTTAGGTTATAGCTGGATGGTGCAGCAAGAACTCCTGTTAACGATCCATCATTAGCTCCAGACAATTTGTCCATGCTAACTGTTGAATAATTAGATGTAAAACCAACTCTGAATTTATTGTTGAGCTTTCTTTCTGCATTTATCCTGGCATTATAACGTGTCATTCCTGTATTTAATGCAATACCAGTCTGATCGGTGTTGCTGAAGCCAAGAGAGAAGTTGCCCTCATTGGTAGCTTGCGAAACACCGATGTTATTGGTCATGGTATAGCCAGTTTCATAATAATCTGTCCAGTTATTATATACCTGTGGAGTTACCCAAGGATCTAACCCTGCCTGTTCCAACTGAACAACCCGGTACATACCTGGGTGTCCGTGGTTGTTTCCACCAAAAGTTGGATTATCTGGCAAGTCAACAATTTTGGGACCCCACGACATTGATGAATTATTAACATAATTTCCGTTAGTACCTTGTGCATAAGTTGTTTGGTAATCAGGAGTTCTGGAAACAACATCAAAGCTACTATTGTGTCCAATTGAAACAACAGGTCTTCCTACTTGATTATTTTTTCCACTCTTGGTGGTAATAATAATCACACCGTTGGAGGCGCGAATACCATAAAGCGCTGCAGCAGCCTGACCTTTGAGAATGTCAATGCTTTCAATATCGGCAGGGTTGATGTCAATTGCACGGTTTGAGATATCAGATCCTGTTACACTATTTCCTGTAGAATAAGCTGGAGTGGATGCTATTGGCATACCATCAATAACGTACAGGGGAGTATTGTTACCAGTGAAGGAACGGGCGCCCCTGATTTGAAACTGAGTAGATGCTCCGGGCATACCACTTGAAGGTTTAATGTCAACACCTGCAATTTTCCCTTGTAATGCACCAAGCAAACTTGTGTTACCTGTTCGTGCAATGTCTTCATTGGTAACAGCCTGAACGGCATAACCAAGTGATTTTTTCTCTCTTGAAATTCCTAGTGCGGTAACTACCACACCTTCAAGATCGAATACATCTGATTCGAGAGATACATTCACTTCGGTCCGGCCTTCGAAGTAAACTTCTACTGTTTTTTTGCCAATGAATGCGAAAACAAGAACAGTTGCAGTTTCGGGAACGACGATCTGGTATTTCCCGCTATTGTCAGTGGTGACACCTATTGTGGTTCCTTTCACCATGACGGTAGCGCCTGGAATGCCACTACTATCCTCCGTGCTGGTCACAGTTCCTGTGATCGTTTTTTGGGCGAACACAACTTGCACCGCAAAAAACATGCAGGCAAGCAGAATGATAATTTTTCTCATAATTGATTAAATTTAGTTAGAAATGGTTAAACACTGATTAAATTGAATTGCTCGTTTGTTCATGAATATGTATTTGGTGAAACATTGCTATAGATTACCAATTTAGTGGGAATGCCTATATGAATCCGACTGCTAAATTAGGACAAAGATATAATTTATTAACAATATTTAACAAAAAAATAATCTTTGCTTAATAATTGAATAACAGCTACCTATTCTGGGATTACGCTAATTCGAGAGTGATTTAAATTATTCAAGTTCACCAATATGGGTTTCAACATCTTGTAAAATCTCGTTTGACTTTACCAACGACTTCATTTTGTTGTGATCAGGAAAGAGTGGGCGGTCAATATCAAGGTATTCAACATAGCGCCTGATCACTTCACGAGCTTTATTGGTTCCTGTGCCGTATAAATAAGGTGTTTCGTATTTCTCCCTCAGGTCGAGTGCCTGTGCTGCAGCCATGAATTCAATGCCAAGAATTCCGTAAGCATTGTCCAGGATTTTGAAGTTTTTTAATGCAGTATTCATGCCCATAGAAACAAAATCTTCCTGATCAGCAGCGGCAGGAATTGACTGAATACTTGCCGGCATCGAAAGTATGCGTTGTTCAACAATTTGCATATCGGCTGTGTATTGGCTCAACATCAGTCCGCTGAACATTCCAGCACCTTTGGTTAAAAATGGAGGCAAACCTACACTTAGCGCCGGATTGTTCAGGCGGTTCATCCTGCGTTCGGATAGAACACTGACCATAGTAACTGCCGCTCCAATCATATCCATTGGCAAACAAACAGGGGAACCCTGGAAATTAGCGCCTGAAAGCTGAATGTTTTCTTCAGGGAAAAATATAGGATTATCACCAACTCCGTTTAATTCTATCTCAACCTGTTTTTTCGCCCAGGCAACGGCATCGTGTGCAGCACCAATTACTTGCGGCGTCGAACGCATGGAGTAAGCATCCTGAACCTTTACTTTCATGCGTTTTTCAATCAAATCGCCACCGGCAGCTACTTTGCGGATTGCTGCTGCGCTTCTTACTGCTCCCGGGAAACCTCTGACTTCATGAATCCTGTGGTTATAAGGACCAAAGTTGGCTTTGAGCGCTTCAAGTGTCATGGCGCATGCAATCTCTGCTTGCTTGAGCCAGCGGTTGGTGTCGTACAACATGATGGCGCTCATGCCTGTTAATACATTAGAGCCGTTGATGGTTGCAAGCCCATCGCGGGCAAGCAAACCAGGAACCGGAATCCCGGCGCGATCCAGCGCTTCTTTGCCATCAAGTAATTCTCCTTTATAAAATGCATGACCTTCACCCATCATCAATAATGCAATCTGCGACATTGGTGCAAGGTCGCCGCAAGCTCCTACCGATCCCTTTTCGCAAACATGGGGAGTTACTCCTTTATTAAGCATATCCACCAGTGTTTGAGTAATTTCAAGCCTGCAACCTGAATTGCCATGCGCATGAACATTTACACGGCTTACCATAGCAGCCCTTACCCATTCTTCGGGCATGGGGTCACCTATTCCTGCGGCATGGTTATACACAAGATATTTCTGAAAATCTTTCACCTGGTCGTCGTTGAGCACAACTTCCGAAAATTCTCCAATACCTGTATTTACGCCATACATAATTTCTTTGGCGACGATTTTTCTTTCAAGCATCTCACGACAGGTGTTGATGCGGGAAATAGCATCAGGATGCAGTTCAATTTTTTCGTGATGCCTTGCTACTTTTACAAGGTCTTCGATGGTCAGATTGTTTCCGTTGATGATGAGGGTCATGAATGTAAATTTTAGTTCAATGTTATAGGTTCAAAGTTCAAAGTTCAATGTTTTGTGTTACTGGTTGCTTGTTGCAGGTTGCTGATTGCAGGTTACTGATTGCTTGTTCGTTGTTTCTTGATTCTTGTTTCTTGTCTCTTGTCTCTTATCTCTTATTTCTTGCCACTCGTCCCTCGTCCCTTTGTCATTTCTCACTTTCTCCTTTTCTCTCATTCTCAATCCTCAACTCCCCTTCGTCCTGTTATCCGCCGGAATTACACCTGCTCTTTTTCCTACACCTTCCTTAAATAATTTCCTGTAAGTGATATGGCGTTTTGAAAAAGTGCTCTCAACAGCAGCATGAAGTGCCTGCATCTTTGGGTTGAAGTCGCCCACCCAGGCAAGTTCAACTTCTTTGTAGCTGGGTTTGTGCTGCATCATCTTATCCATGTGCCAGAAAATTGCCGATTCAATACCATACCGCTGAAAGCGTGGAATTACACCCATCACCGTTATACGGGCTTTGGTATATTTGATTTTGCGTTTGATGTTAAGGAACCGGAGTTTATCGAACAAATTCATTTTTCCATTAAAATGTTTCAGTAACTGGTTGGCATCCGGTAGCATGACCAGGAAAGCAACAGGCTTATCATCATGATAAACAAACCAGATAAATTCTTCATCAAGGATATGTTTTGCCTGTTTAAATTCTTTTCTCAGCACATCTAGGTCAAGCGGTGTAAAGTGTTCATGGTAAACCCATGCCTGGTCATATATTTCTTTAACATCTTTCAGGTATTTTTCAGCATTTGCCGAACTGAAATTTTCATATTTGAAACCTGGTTTTTGCCTGATCCAATCGGCAATCTTCCAGAAACGCTCAGGGAATTTTTTAGTGAGGTCAAGCTTGTTGGTGATTTGTTCGAAGAAATTATAGAACCCATAAGCTTCAAAAAATTTCTTGTAATAAGGCAGGTGATAGTTCATGCCGTAGCTTGGGTTATCAAAACCTTCTACCAGCAATCCCCAATAGCTTTCGTTTTCCCCGAAATTAATGGGGCCGTCCATGGCTTCGAGCCCGGCTTTTTCGAGCCAGTTTTTGCAAGTATCAAATAACAGGAAGGCAGCTTCCTGGTTATCAATGCATTCAAAAAATCCCATACCACCTGTTGGCTGTTCATATTTGTTCGCTTTTGCCCAGTTGTAAAATGCTGCAACGCGGCCAATCAATTTGCCATGATCGTCCTTCAATATCCAACGGCAGGCATCACCGTTATTAAAAAACGTGTTTTTGTCAGGGTTAAAGATGCTTTCGATATCGGCATCCAGGGGGCAAACAAAATTAGGGTCGTGGCTATAAATTACCCTTATAGTTTCATGAAACTGCTTAATTGTTTTACGATCAGCAACTTGTATTATTTGCATGAAGATGGTGTTGGTTTACAGGCTAGCAAAATCAGCAGGATTATACGCAAATATATAACATTCCCGTTATTCCAAGTATTCTCAATAATATTTTCTGACTAAGCATTTGAGAATTGCCTGTTATTAAATGGTTAAATTTGCAGCGATTTTTTTCGGCCCTAAACTTTAATTTGGGCAGCAAATATTGATAGATGATCGGTTTCATTAACGTTTAAACAACCCTAAGGCAATTCCAATCCTCAACAGCTGAAATCGTGAAATTGTGAATCTGAAATCTCATAATGAAGAAAATTGATTTTTTGTTACTGAAAGCATACATCGGCCCATTGGTGCTGACTTTCTTCATTGCTATTTTTGTTCTATTGATGCAGTTTGTGTGGAAGTATGTTGATGACCTGGTCGGAAAGGGTTTGCCCTGGAATGTGGTGGCCGAGCTGATGTTTTATGCATCTTCCACATTTGTGCCAATGGCGCTTCCGCTGGCAATTTTGCTATCCTCGCTCATGACTTTTGGGAACCTCGGTGAACATTATGAACTTGTTGCCACCAAAGCTGCAGGCGTTTCGCTTCGCCGGGTGATGACCCCGTTGATTTTTTTATCAGTGGCTATTGGCATTGGAGCATTCTATTTTTCCAATATTGTATTGCCTATTGCGAACCTTAAGTTCCGCTCAATTCTCTACGATGTGCGGCAACAGAAACTGGCGTTCAATATAAAAGAAGGTATTTATTACGATGGCCTTGAGGGGTATGTGATCAGGGTAGGTAACAAGGAAAATGACGGGAAAACCATCCGTGATGTGATGATTTACGACCACACCGATGCCATGGGCAATACCACTGTTACCCTCGCAGAATGGGGAACTATGGAGCAAACACCCGACGGACGGTTTCTGATTCTTACGCTGAATAACGGTTATAGTTATGATGATAAGCCCGATCGCAGCGATCCGGAAAACTCCCCCTTCCTCAGGATGGGTTTTGATAAAGAAGTGAGACGATTTGATTTGTCTGGCTTTGAACTCAACAGAACTGACGAGGATCTTTTCAGGCACAATTACCAGATGTTCAACCTCCGACAGCTTGAATATTCCCGCGATTCGCTTACCAACTTGTTCGTTCAGCGCCGTGAAAATTTCGCAAAAACCATGGGTCAAAACTATTATTACTTTTCACGCCTCGATTCAACCAAGATTGTAAAACCGGATTCCACGCTTGTGTTTCACGGCGATTTTATTGCCGGGATCAATCATGAAGAACGACAGAAAGCAATAGAAGCTGCAATGAATTCAGCCCGTGCAGTGAAATCTACACTCGAAGGCACAAAATCAAGTTTTTCGGGGCAGCTCAGGCATATCCGCAGGCATTATATTGAATGGCACCGCAAATATACTCTGTCTGTTGCCTGCCTGATATTATTCTTCGTCGGCGCGCCTTTAGGAGCTATTATCCGTAAAGGTGGATTAGGATTGCCACTAGTGGTTTCTACCTTATTATTTGTATTGTTCCATATTGCATCAACCACAGGCGATAAATATGTGAGAACCGGGGTGATGGACCCCTGGGTTGGTATGTGGTTGTCGTCGGCGCTTTTTTTGCCGCTGGGCATCTGGCTTACGTATAAAGCTGTTACCGATTCGCCGCTCATGGATTCCGATGCATGGGGAAAGATTTTTCGCAAAAGGGATAAAAATAGTTCAGAAAATATAAAAACATCAGCATGAAGAAAATTGCATTTATTACTGGAATTACCGGTCAGGATGGCGCCTATCTCGCCGAAATGTTGCTTGAAAAAGATTATAAGGTTGTTGGTGGCTTCCGGAGGTTAAGCACACCCAATTTCTGCCGCCTCGAAGAATTGGGAATTTCCCGCAAACTTCACCTTGTTGAAACCGACCTGCTCGACGCCAGCAATCTCACCCGCATCATCAGGGAAGTGAGGCCAACCGAGGTTTATAATCTTGGAGCCCAGAGTTTCGTGGCCCATTCTTTCAAAAATCCGATCCTTACAGGAAATGTTACCGGAATGGGAGTAACGAACTTGCTTGAGGCCGTCAGAATTGTAGATCCGGGAATTAGGTTCTACCAGGCTTCAACTTCTGAGTTATTTGGTCAGGCAAGGGAGTTCCCGCAAAATGAAAATACACCTTTTTATCCCCGCAGTCCTTACGCCGTAGCCAAACTTTACGGGCATTGGATGACTATAAACTACCGCGAATCCTACAATATATTTGGCACTACCGGCATCTTATTCAATCATGAATCGCCACTCCGGGGTGTTGAATTTGTAACCCGGAAAATTACCGATGCCATCGCGAAAATTTATCATGGGAAACAGAATTATTTTGACATTGGCAACATGGACGTTAAACGCGACTGGGGCTTTGCAAAGGATTTTGTTGAAGGTATGTGGATGATGATGCAAGCCGATAAACCTGATAATTTTGTTCTTGCCACCAACGAATCACATTCCGTAAGGGAATGGATTGAGGTTTGTTTTCAGTTTATTGGAAAGGAAATTGAATGGGAAGGGCAGGGTGAGAGAGAAACCGGCCGGGATTCAAAAACAGGTAAGGTACTGGTTAAAGTTAACCCGGAATTTTATCGTCCTGCCGAAGTTGAATTTCTTATTGGCGATTATTCAAAGGCAAAGCGCGAACTGGGTTGGGAACCCAAAGTTCGGTTCAATGAGCTTGCAGAACTGATGCTCAAATCAGACCTGGAGAAGAATAAATAAGACTAAAGAGTTGGCAGTTTCCAGTTTCCAGTTAGCAAGTGGCAGTAGGCCAAAATCTGAAATCAAGAATTTTGAATTGAACTAGCTTACTGGTTGCGTGGCGTTGGTTTCCAAACGCCCGTCTTCACACCTTTCATGTACCTGAACATGCCAAAAAGCAAAGCAAGGTTCATAGAATAGAAATGTAAAATGAGGCGTAACAGCGAAATGTGAATGTTCAATTTCCTGAGAACCCAATCGCAGACCGGAATCACAAACATTAATAATAATTGTCCTGCCAGGGTCAGTGCATAGAAATCGCTTTGCAATGCCAGTGGAATATTGCTGAGCAAAGCCAGGATCAGAAAAATAGGCCCGAACCAGCGAAGCACCTTGTGCGATAGAAAGGCGAAACCGGTTCCACTCCACGGAGGCCACAGTAAATGCCCGAACCGCCGCAGGTTCTGAAAATTACCGGTAGCTATGCGGATTTTTCTCCTGAACTCGTCGCGCAAACTGTTAGAAACATCTTCGTAAACAATGGCTTCAAGTTCATTTACAGCCTTTTTACCTTTTTCAATCACCTTCATATTGATATAAAAATCATCAACCAGCGAATGGGGTGGCACATCGCTGTAATCCTCCCGCCGTATTGCGTAACATCCGCCAAAAGGCCCCATCATGGTGCCCCATACAAGGCTTTCCATATGTTTCACTTTTACTTCACGGGATATATATGCTTTCTCCTGGTATGAAATGCCTTCCTTTTTGAGACCCATGTTTACCATATGTGAGTCAACAAGCCCGATTTCAGGATTCCTGAAATGCCGGATTAGTTGAATCAATGTGTCTTCGGAAAAGAAAACATTGGCATCAGTGAGAACCAGAATTTCTCCTTTCGATCTACTTACCAGATCGTTCACAACCGATGGCTTGCCACGGCGATCTGTAAAATCAAAATAGCTGATGAGTGAATGATTGGTGCTTAATTCTTTAACGATTGGGATTGTCTGATCGGTTGAAGCATCGGAGCCAACGAGAATTTCAAGCCGGTCCTTGGGGTAATTGCTTTGCAACACGCTGAACATTTTTTCCTTGATGACGCTTTCTTCATTAAAAGCAGCTATGATAACTGAAACAAAAGGCAGGGCCGCATCATTGTACAAAAGCTGATTTGGCTTTTTCCCACTCACCAGCAATTTCAGCAACAGTGGATAAAGAGCATAGCTAAAAACTACAAGGAAAACCGAAAGCCAAAACAATATCACCATGTCAGGGTAGGTGTTTTTGATAAAACGCGCTCAATTCCTGTACGATCTTCAGATTGTCGTAGTGTTGGTTTATAAATGAAGCGGCTTTTCGGCCCATCTCAACCACTCTTTCCTGACCCGAAAGTAGAAACCTCACTGCCACAAGGAATTCCTCAGGATTATCGGCCACCATCATTTCCTTTCCAGATGTTATTTCAATGCCTTCACGCCCGATAGATGTTGTGATTATAGCTTTTCCCATAGCCATGCCTTCAATGATCTTGATCCGCATACCGCTTCCCGAAAGCAGCGGCACAATCATGATAGCTTTTGAACGAATGAAGTTCTGGGCATTTTCAACTTCACCCAGGAATTCAACATTGGGTTCTGAAAATTTTGAGAAATGCGGAGGGGCATTTCTTCCGGCGAGGTAAAATTTCAGATCAGGAAATTCAACCAGTATCCGTGGCCAAACTTTTGAAAAAAACCATTTCAGCCCTTCCTGGTTTGGAGGCCAATCGAGGGCGCCCAAATGGAACAGTGACGGGAAGCCGATATTTCTGAAATCAGGCTTAAAAGC
This window contains:
- a CDS encoding SusC/RagA family TonB-linked outer membrane protein, which produces MRKIIILLACMFFAVQVVFAQKTITGTVTSTEDSSGIPGATVMVKGTTIGVTTDNSGKYQIVVPETATVLVFAFIGKKTVEVYFEGRTEVNVSLESDVFDLEGVVVTALGISREKKSLGYAVQAVTNEDIARTGNTSLLGALQGKIAGVDIKPSSGMPGASTQFQIRGARSFTGNNTPLYVIDGMPIASTPAYSTGNSVTGSDISNRAIDINPADIESIDILKGQAAAALYGIRASNGVIIITTKSGKNNQVGRPVVSIGHNSSFDVVSRTPDYQTTYAQGTNGNYVNNSSMSWGPKIVDLPDNPTFGGNNHGHPGMYRVVQLEQAGLDPWVTPQVYNNWTDYYETGYTMTNNIGVSQATNEGNFSLGFSNTDQTGIALNTGMTRYNARINAERKLNNKFRVGFTSNYSTVSMDKLSGANDGSLTGVLAAPSSYNLKGIPNFRPGEPTRQIYFRGGSFDNPYWVPDNNTFNENTNRFFGNAFVAYNTNIGSGMKLNLRYQAGADTYTTHLQNIFGYGSRGNSRGVIDNFGTTNSIFNSLFTASLGWLINDDFDFNILLGNEVNHVNTKGYTETGQNFNFPGWNHIGNASVVTANEEQWQDRSIGFFGSLSLSWKSMLFLNATGRNDMVSTMPRDNRTFFYPSVSLSFVATELEPLKQVDWLSFAKVRASYAEVGQAGNYLENFFISPAYGGGFWIGTPIQYPIGGISAYIPNNALYDPNLKPQNTVSYELGIDLKFFNNRLGIDYTYSKQNVTDQIFPVPLAGSTGAATLVMNGGAVTTDAHEIMLYTTPVQTSDFQWDLNFNYTKVTNMVDELAPGVESIFLGGFVTPQVRAGIGNTFPVIYGTTFVRDEDGNKVVVDNPGAWNHGFPQAGEPGVIGEVSPDFILNGTTAFSYKSISLSAVFEWKQGGMMYSGSNGLLDLYGMSAVTEDRESTFIYEGVKPDGTPNDIVRGGSNDPLAVQSLYTNVLSNIDEYYIHENSFVKLREVSMRFQLPRNIYKTANVGISLFARNLLIWSALRNLDPETSQGNTNMGGSFERFSLPQTTSYGFSLDITF
- a CDS encoding aromatic amino acid lyase — translated: MTLIINGNNLTIEDLVKVARHHEKIELHPDAISRINTCREMLERKIVAKEIMYGVNTGIGEFSEVVLNDDQVKDFQKYLVYNHAAGIGDPMPEEWVRAAMVSRVNVHAHGNSGCRLEITQTLVDMLNKGVTPHVCEKGSVGACGDLAPMSQIALLMMGEGHAFYKGELLDGKEALDRAGIPVPGLLARDGLATINGSNVLTGMSAIMLYDTNRWLKQAEIACAMTLEALKANFGPYNHRIHEVRGFPGAVRSAAAIRKVAAGGDLIEKRMKVKVQDAYSMRSTPQVIGAAHDAVAWAKKQVEIELNGVGDNPIFFPEENIQLSGANFQGSPVCLPMDMIGAAVTMVSVLSERRMNRLNNPALSVGLPPFLTKGAGMFSGLMLSQYTADMQIVEQRILSMPASIQSIPAAADQEDFVSMGMNTALKNFKILDNAYGILGIEFMAAAQALDLREKYETPYLYGTGTNKAREVIRRYVEYLDIDRPLFPDHNKMKSLVKSNEILQDVETHIGELE
- a CDS encoding SusD/RagB family nutrient-binding outer membrane lipoprotein — its product is MRKLINILLSGLLVFATLSCSEDIMDDINKNVNDPTDVATNLIITDVITRTAFTLAGSDLAFYASVYIEHNVGIWNQSYNAEIRSGEPVSSTTYNNSWNSIYRNLADLKLIIEKTSTGGSEEGNYHTLGIAQALNAYSLALLTDLWGDAPWSEALQPGVIFTPNLDKQEAIYAEVFQLLDDAIANLGQTTVFPSIGAQDFIYGGNAANWLRFAYGLKARYTMRLSHRTPAYADVITYANQSFTSAAEEASFDYNGATTFSPFYRFFTDRDYFGASQSLADKLDDRNDPRDTIFWKRHPSAGSFEFAPNGGPEQIQGRYGISAISTPTAPTYVLSYHEIEFLKAEAYVRLANLDLARTALENGVTAALQKVNIGVAAADAEAYFDNEVLPKFNANPLQEVMNQKYIAFYEEEAVEAYNDYRRLRAMGDNVIDLDNPLNTTQFPLRYTYGASDVTTNENVRNAYGDGTYIYTENVWWAGGTR
- a CDS encoding GNAT family N-acetyltransferase; protein product: MQIIQVADRKTIKQFHETIRVIYSHDPNFVCPLDADIESIFNPDKNTFFNNGDACRWILKDDHGKLIGRVAAFYNWAKANKYEQPTGGMGFFECIDNQEAAFLLFDTCKNWLEKAGLEAMDGPINFGENESYWGLLVEGFDNPSYGMNYHLPYYKKFFEAYGFYNFFEQITNKLDLTKKFPERFWKIADWIRQKPGFKYENFSSANAEKYLKDVKEIYDQAWVYHEHFTPLDLDVLRKEFKQAKHILDEEFIWFVYHDDKPVAFLVMLPDANQLLKHFNGKMNLFDKLRFLNIKRKIKYTKARITVMGVIPRFQRYGIESAIFWHMDKMMQHKPSYKEVELAWVGDFNPKMQALHAAVESTFSKRHITYRKLFKEGVGKRAGVIPADNRTKGS